The following are from one region of the Paenibacillus bovis genome:
- a CDS encoding NAD(P)/FAD-dependent oxidoreductase, which yields MIYDCAIIGGGPAGLNAALVLGRARRTVALFDNNQPRNAVTHASHGFLTQDGVTPAEFRRIAYEEVLRYPSVEHHGRKVSSVRRTAEGFEITANTGEPVHARKILVTTGLQEILPDITGVTEMYGSSLFNCPYCDGWELRDQPLIVVSDHERIYHLAKLLYGWSQDLVICTHGSSTLTDEQKQQLTSRGIIVTEQKVVAFHGQNGKLEQVEFADGSRISRTGGFITPAWVPQAGFCEELNYEKSELGGIQTNETGRSSIPGLFAAGEAASGGSSQLIMSAAAGSLIAVHINMELTEETFGS from the coding sequence ATGATCTACGATTGTGCCATTATCGGCGGAGGACCGGCAGGACTCAATGCTGCACTTGTTCTGGGAAGAGCGAGGCGAACTGTAGCTTTATTCGATAATAATCAGCCGCGTAATGCAGTAACCCATGCTTCTCACGGATTTCTGACACAGGATGGAGTAACGCCAGCTGAATTCCGCCGAATCGCATATGAGGAAGTGCTGCGCTATCCATCGGTAGAGCATCATGGCAGGAAGGTATCTTCGGTACGCCGTACTGCAGAAGGATTCGAGATTACAGCGAATACCGGCGAACCTGTCCATGCCCGCAAAATACTGGTTACAACCGGTCTCCAAGAAATCCTTCCCGATATTACCGGTGTAACCGAAATGTATGGCAGCAGTCTGTTTAACTGCCCTTACTGCGATGGATGGGAGCTGCGCGATCAGCCGCTGATTGTAGTGTCTGATCATGAGAGAATCTATCATCTGGCCAAACTGCTATACGGATGGAGCCAGGATCTGGTGATCTGCACGCATGGCAGTTCTACACTGACCGATGAACAGAAGCAGCAGCTGACTTCCCGCGGCATCATCGTCACAGAGCAGAAGGTTGTAGCTTTTCACGGTCAAAATGGCAAGCTGGAGCAGGTAGAATTCGCAGATGGATCGCGGATCAGTCGAACCGGCGGTTTTATTACTCCGGCCTGGGTTCCGCAAGCTGGATTCTGTGAAGAACTGAATTATGAGAAGAGCGAGCTGGGAGGCATTCAGACGAATGAGACAGGGAGAAGCAGTATTCCCGGCTTGTTCGCAGCAGGTGAAGCTGCATCCGGCGGCTCTTCACAGCTGATTATGTCAGCGGCTGCTGGCAGCCTGATCGCGGTGCATATCAATATGGAATTGACGGAAGAGACATTCGGCTCATGA
- a CDS encoding class I SAM-dependent methyltransferase, whose translation MNHSLFDPEEWKKAWINDPEAGVNRMLRSGIEPVSAFDEAARAHNFHQKAFSEEGRRRSKRIMDWIEAQGVSFANASILDIGAASGVFSIPFAEQGAFVTAVEPSVHLAGLLRESIPANLTNHVEIVQQPFEDVDVQQQGWEGKYDLVFASMCPAIFGWDRVEQAIRAASQFCYISTIAGPRELSIIDELRPVLGIADETVHGSDMAYIIQLLSIYGYSFQALVTHENETIRMSVEHMISNLRGWLLFAGLPADPDALREAEQYVRATYTEPIAEIQQGGRFGKVLIRLRDQKMH comes from the coding sequence ATGAATCATTCCCTGTTTGACCCCGAAGAATGGAAAAAAGCCTGGATCAATGATCCTGAAGCAGGAGTTAATCGTATGCTGCGATCCGGTATTGAGCCGGTCAGTGCTTTTGACGAAGCCGCGAGAGCACACAATTTTCATCAGAAAGCTTTTAGTGAAGAAGGACGACGCCGGTCCAAGCGCATCATGGACTGGATTGAGGCGCAGGGAGTATCTTTCGCCAATGCGTCGATTCTGGATATTGGTGCGGCATCCGGTGTGTTCAGTATTCCTTTTGCAGAACAGGGGGCTTTTGTTACGGCGGTAGAGCCTTCCGTACATCTGGCAGGCTTGCTGCGCGAAAGTATTCCAGCTAACCTCACAAATCATGTCGAGATTGTCCAGCAGCCTTTTGAAGATGTTGATGTGCAGCAGCAAGGCTGGGAAGGCAAGTATGATCTGGTCTTTGCATCCATGTGCCCGGCAATATTCGGTTGGGACAGGGTAGAACAAGCGATCCGCGCGGCCAGTCAGTTCTGTTATATCAGCACCATAGCCGGTCCCCGGGAACTCAGCATCATCGATGAACTGCGCCCGGTTCTGGGCATAGCCGATGAGACCGTACATGGATCGGATATGGCTTATATTATCCAGCTGCTGAGTATATACGGCTATTCTTTTCAGGCACTGGTTACTCACGAGAATGAAACGATCCGGATGTCTGTGGAGCACATGATCAGCAATCTGCGCGGCTGGCTGTTATTCGCCGGTCTGCCTGCCGATCCGGATGCACTCCGGGAAGCTGAACAGTATGTACGAGCCACTTATACCGAACCGATCGCAGAGATACAGCAGGGCGGACGCTTTGGCAAAGTATTGATTCGTCTGCGTGATCAGAAGATGCACTGA
- a CDS encoding MFS transporter has product MKSDLPINCSTNQTLHNVPSSNADNIDEELIPSDSFSIRSAGLSRQTVLLFAVACGVSVASIYYAHPLLDAFSLQFGIPASLLGMVITITQICYALGLFFLVPLGDRINRRGLIIVQMSLSVVSLLIVGLAQSEWMLFAGLGAVGMLAVVAQTLVAAAAHLSDSAERGRNVGLVTSGIVIGILLARTFAGIMTDLAGWRSVYLVSAVLLAVITGLLYRIFPTIQTPSSTVSYGHLLLSTLQLYRTSTLLRVRGLLALLVFGAFSTLWTALVLPLSQPPHNLSHTGIGALGIAGIAGALAAARAGKQADRGYGQRTTAIALLLLILSWIFISWIDHTLLALLTGIILLDLAVQAVHVTNQTMILTAHPDAGSRLTGAYMIFYSIGSATGSLASTQMYDHYGWTGVCVLGAVFSISAFIVWLVTRRYS; this is encoded by the coding sequence ATGAAATCTGATCTGCCAATCAACTGTTCCACGAACCAAACGTTACATAATGTTCCATCGTCCAATGCTGACAATATTGATGAGGAGCTAATACCATCCGATTCCTTTTCTATTCGCAGTGCGGGGTTATCACGACAAACCGTATTGCTGTTTGCTGTAGCCTGCGGTGTATCGGTAGCCAGTATCTATTATGCCCACCCACTGCTTGATGCGTTTTCGCTTCAATTTGGCATACCTGCTTCCCTGCTTGGTATGGTTATCACCATCACCCAAATCTGTTACGCACTAGGATTATTCTTTCTTGTACCACTTGGCGACCGGATCAATCGGCGAGGGCTTATCATTGTTCAGATGTCTTTATCTGTAGTTAGTTTGTTGATCGTCGGTCTCGCTCAAAGTGAATGGATGCTGTTTGCCGGATTGGGAGCTGTTGGAATGCTCGCTGTTGTCGCCCAGACACTCGTTGCCGCTGCAGCCCATCTATCGGATTCTGCAGAGCGTGGACGCAATGTTGGTCTGGTAACCAGCGGTATTGTGATCGGTATTTTGCTGGCGCGTACCTTTGCCGGCATAATGACAGATCTCGCTGGCTGGCGTTCTGTCTATCTTGTGTCTGCAGTGCTGCTGGCTGTGATCACCGGATTGCTATACCGTATTTTCCCGACTATACAGACGCCTTCCTCTACTGTTTCCTATGGACATCTTCTTCTGTCCACTCTGCAGTTATACAGAACAAGTACACTGCTGCGGGTAAGAGGTCTGCTGGCTCTGCTGGTGTTCGGTGCGTTTAGTACGTTATGGACAGCTCTGGTGCTACCACTGAGTCAGCCGCCGCATAATCTGAGCCATACTGGAATTGGTGCATTGGGTATTGCCGGTATCGCGGGCGCACTTGCTGCTGCTCGTGCAGGCAAGCAGGCAGACCGCGGCTATGGGCAGCGCACGACAGCTATTGCGCTTCTCTTGCTGATTCTATCCTGGATATTCATTTCCTGGATCGATCATACTCTGCTTGCCCTGCTGACAGGTATCATCTTGCTGGATCTGGCTGTTCAGGCAGTGCATGTTACCAACCAGACGATGATACTTACGGCTCATCCGGATGCAGGTAGCCGGCTGACAGGCGCATATATGATTTTTTATTCGATTGGCAGTGCGACAGGTTCTCTTGCTTCCACCCAGATGTATGACCATTACGGATGGACTGGGGTATGTGTACTCGGTGCCGTTTTCAGTATCAGTGCTTTTATCGTTTGGTTGGTAACCAGACGGTACAGCTAA
- a CDS encoding TetR/AcrR family transcriptional regulator, whose protein sequence is MARPREFDKEAALDNAMQLFWDKGYEAASMNELAEIMGIQKPSIYAAFGDKKSLFESALRRYNQQHAQLIRSRLQQQKSVRASFRYLFEQLVHDATVREHSRGCFCINTLVELAPHDPRFKILTREHQMYLVAVFQEYLNRGVVSGELGAEMNVEAVSKTLMLHMIGLTVILKGKPEASWVEQSIAAIMVVME, encoded by the coding sequence ATGGCCAGACCGCGTGAGTTTGATAAGGAAGCTGCACTGGATAATGCGATGCAGCTTTTTTGGGATAAAGGATACGAAGCTGCTTCCATGAATGAACTGGCAGAAATAATGGGAATTCAAAAACCTAGCATCTATGCGGCCTTTGGAGATAAGAAGTCATTGTTTGAGTCTGCACTGCGCCGCTATAATCAGCAGCATGCCCAGCTAATCCGTAGCAGATTGCAGCAGCAGAAGAGTGTACGAGCATCATTTCGCTACTTGTTTGAACAGCTTGTACACGATGCGACAGTGAGAGAGCATAGTCGTGGTTGTTTTTGTATCAATACGCTGGTGGAACTGGCTCCGCATGATCCGCGCTTTAAGATATTGACCCGGGAGCATCAAATGTATCTAGTGGCTGTATTTCAGGAATACTTGAATCGGGGAGTTGTATCGGGAGAGCTGGGAGCAGAGATGAATGTGGAAGCCGTCTCCAAAACGTTAATGCTGCATATGATCGGACTGACGGTTATTCTGAAAGGAAAACCGGAAGCTTCCTGGGTAGAGCAGTCTATTGCGGCAATCATGGTCGTTATGGAATAG
- the bla gene encoding class A beta-lactamase, which produces MKKQLISRLHKQPRRTAYAALALITLTGVLLSDIPATHYTEAAALPAAGHAMVTTAAVTGQPSIAAKHSTASLASRFRALEQQHQARLGVYAIDTGTGKVVAYRHNERFAFASTYKALAAAAVLQQNSIADLDRVITYSADDLVEYSPVTEKHVDTGMTLREICEAAIQYSDNTAGNILFQELNGPAGFQQTLRQLEDRTTRSERIEPELNAAVPGDARDTSTPRALVRDLRLFTTGKVLSQDKRQLLAEWMKGNTTGNDLIRAAVPKGWVVGDKTGSASYGTRNDIAVVWPPGRAPIIIAVLTGHTDKEAKADNELVAKAAKIALDTMK; this is translated from the coding sequence ATGAAAAAACAATTAATCTCCCGTCTTCACAAACAACCTCGCCGTACAGCGTATGCCGCTCTGGCACTAATTACTCTGACAGGTGTACTACTATCAGATATTCCGGCAACCCATTATACCGAGGCGGCAGCACTGCCTGCTGCAGGTCATGCCATGGTAACCACTGCTGCTGTAACCGGGCAGCCTTCTATCGCTGCCAAGCACTCTACTGCATCGCTTGCATCCCGTTTCCGCGCGCTGGAACAGCAGCATCAGGCACGTCTAGGCGTATATGCCATAGATACGGGCACAGGCAAGGTTGTCGCTTACCGTCATAATGAACGGTTTGCTTTTGCTTCTACATACAAGGCGCTGGCTGCCGCCGCTGTATTGCAGCAGAACTCCATTGCCGATCTGGACCGGGTAATCACCTATTCCGCAGATGATCTGGTAGAGTACTCCCCGGTCACCGAAAAACATGTGGATACCGGCATGACACTTCGGGAAATCTGCGAAGCAGCTATCCAGTACAGTGATAATACCGCCGGTAACATTCTGTTCCAGGAATTGAATGGACCGGCCGGCTTCCAGCAAACTCTGCGGCAGCTGGAAGATCGTACAACCCGCTCGGAACGAATCGAGCCCGAGCTGAATGCAGCCGTCCCCGGTGATGCGAGAGATACCAGCACGCCGAGAGCGCTGGTCAGAGATCTGCGTCTGTTCACAACCGGCAAAGTACTCAGTCAGGATAAGCGCCAGCTGTTGGCAGAATGGATGAAAGGCAATACGACCGGGAATGACCTGATTCGTGCAGCCGTACCCAAAGGCTGGGTGGTAGGAGACAAAACAGGCAGCGCCTCCTACGGTACGCGCAATGATATTGCGGTGGTCTGGCCACCGGGCCGGGCGCCGATTATTATCGCAGTGCTGACCGGTCATACCGACAAGGAAGCCAAAGCGGATAACGAACTCGTTGCAAAAGCAGCTAAAATCGCACTGGATACCATGAAATAA